A stretch of Dermochelys coriacea isolate rDerCor1 chromosome 6, rDerCor1.pri.v4, whole genome shotgun sequence DNA encodes these proteins:
- the DRD4 gene encoding D(4) dopamine receptor, translated as MSRPRPQLRLGPGGVPRDGRAVMPGSGSGELGNATAGRAAAPGYNFAALVFGVSLILCVVGGNLLVCLSVCSERALQTATNYFIVSLAAADLLLALLVLPLYVYSEFQGGVWALSTGLCDALMTMDVMLCTASIFNLCAISVDRFIAVSIPLNYNRQQIDLRQLILISTTWIFAFAVASPVIFGINNVPDRDPTLCQLEDNNYIVYSSICSFFIPCPVMLVLYCAMFQGLKRWEEARKAKLKSSVYVGGRKLCCPPPVMERKQAEIKLQERSLYGRSECSFPRRYMMNSGIQTVSYPHLKYSHSGQKQAKINGRERKAMKVLPVVVGAFLFCWTPFFVVHITRALCKSCAIPSQVISVVTWLGYINSALNPIIYTIFNTEFRKFFHKALHIFC; from the exons ATGAGCCGCCCCCGGCCGCAGCTGCGCCTGGGCCCCGGCGGGGTGCCCCGGGACGGGCGGGCCGTCATGCCGGGCAGCGGCAGCGGGGAGCTGGGCAACGCCACCGCGGGCCGGGCAGCGGCGCCCGGCTACAACTTCGCCGCCTTGGTCTTCGGCGTCTCGCTCATCCTCTGCGTCGTGGGCGGGAACCTGCTGGTCTGCCTGAGCGTCTGCTCCGAGCGCGCCCTCCAGACCGCCACCAACTACTTCATCGTCAGCCTGGCCGCGGCcgacctgctgctggccctgctcgTCCTGCCCCTCTACGTCTACTCCGAG TTCCAGGGAGGAGTGTGGGCCTTGAGCACAGGTCTGTGTGATGCACTGATGACCATGGATGTGATGCTGTGCACGGCCTCTATCTTCAACCTCTGTGCTATCAGCGTGGATCG GTTCATCGCCGTTTCCATCCCGCTGAACTACAACCGGCAGCAGATCGACCTGCGGCAGCTGATCCTCATCTCCACCACTTGGATCTTTGCTTTCGCCGTGGCATCCCCGGTCATCTTCGGCATCAACAACGTCCCAGACAGGGACCCCACTTTGTGTCAGCTGGAGGACAACAACTACATTGTCTACTCCTCCATCTGCTCCTTCTTCATCCCCTGTCCGGTCATGCTGGTCCTCTACTGTGCCATGTTCCAGGGACTCAAGCGCTGGGAGGAGGCCAGGAAGGCCAAGCTGAAGAGCAGCGTGTATGTGGGTGGCAGGAAGCTGTGCTGCCCACCTCCCGTCATGGAGAGGAAGCAGGCTGAGATCAAGCTGCAGGAGCGCAGTCTGTATGGCCGCTCGGAGTGTTCTTTCCCCAGGAGGTACATGATGAACAGTGGCATCCAGACTGTCTCCTACCCTCACCTCAAGTACTCCCACTCGGGACAGAAACAGGCCAAGATCAATGGCCGTGAGAGGAAGGCTATGAAGGTGCTGCCGGTTGTGGTCG GCGCTTTCCTCTTCTGCTGGACACCCTTCTTTGTAGTACACATAACAAGAGCCCTGTGCAAATCCTGCGCGATCCCCAGTCAGGTCATTAGCGTTGTCACATGGCTGGGCTACATCAACAGTGCTCTTAACCCCATCATCTACACCATCTTCAACACAGAGTTCAGGAAATTCTTCCACAAAGCTTTGCACATCTTCTGCTAA